From Pseudoxanthomonas sp. YR558, the proteins below share one genomic window:
- the yegS gene encoding lipid kinase YegS, with product MTAPRWRLILNGKSAGDDDLRAAVGALREDGITLDVRVTWEDGDAERYVAEAIADGVDTVIAAGGDGTLSEVATTLAHRDETADALPSLGLVPMGTANDFATAAGIPDEALAALHLVRDAVAAPMDLLRIDADDGPHWCANLASGGFGTEVTVETDEGLKKMLGGLAYLITGIAKLGRIEPMAARIEGPSFAWQGDFIALGLGNGRQAGGGQALCPDALVDDGQLDLTIVPELSGEVAATVGTLVKDGKHAALDRVAERARLAWVELSAETPMTLNLDGEPVQSLRFRVACVPGRVRMHLPADCPLLG from the coding sequence ATGACCGCACCCCGCTGGCGCCTGATCCTCAATGGAAAATCCGCCGGCGATGACGATCTGCGTGCGGCCGTCGGAGCGCTGCGCGAAGACGGCATCACGCTCGACGTTCGCGTGACCTGGGAAGACGGCGATGCCGAGCGCTATGTCGCCGAAGCCATCGCCGATGGCGTGGACACGGTGATCGCGGCCGGTGGCGACGGCACCTTGAGCGAAGTGGCGACCACGCTGGCGCATCGCGACGAGACCGCCGACGCATTGCCGTCTCTGGGACTGGTGCCGATGGGCACGGCCAATGATTTCGCCACCGCGGCCGGCATTCCGGATGAGGCGCTGGCCGCACTGCACCTCGTCCGCGATGCGGTTGCGGCTCCGATGGACCTGCTGCGCATCGACGCCGACGACGGGCCGCACTGGTGCGCCAACCTCGCCAGCGGCGGCTTCGGCACCGAGGTCACCGTGGAAACCGATGAGGGCCTGAAGAAGATGCTGGGTGGCCTGGCATACCTGATCACCGGCATCGCCAAGCTGGGTCGCATCGAGCCGATGGCAGCGCGCATCGAAGGCCCGAGTTTCGCCTGGCAGGGCGACTTCATCGCACTCGGCCTCGGCAACGGACGCCAGGCCGGTGGCGGACAGGCCCTGTGTCCGGATGCGCTGGTCGATGATGGCCAGCTGGACCTGACCATCGTCCCGGAACTCTCGGGCGAAGTCGCCGCCACCGTCGGCACGCTGGTCAAGGACGGCAAGCATGCGGCGTTGGACCGCGTCGCAGAACGCGCCCGGCTCGCCTGGGTGGAGTTGAGCGCCGAAACGCCGATGACCCTCAACCTGGATGGTGAGCCGGTGCAGTCGCTTCGGTTTCGCGTGGCCTGCGTCCCGGGACGCGTCCGCATGCACCTGCCGGCGGATTGCCCGCTGCTGGGGTGA
- a CDS encoding zf-TFIIB domain-containing protein: MQCPKCHSPMELIVEPEATAHRCTQCKGLWFEMMAHETLKHRAEEIDTGDPAQGEECNKVDRIKCPVCIGNRDLIRMVDPQQPHIWFESCKNCYGRFYDAGEYQDFAEIEFADLIRDWNAPERT, from the coding sequence ATGCAGTGCCCCAAATGCCACAGCCCGATGGAACTGATCGTGGAGCCGGAGGCCACCGCGCATCGGTGCACGCAATGCAAGGGGTTGTGGTTCGAGATGATGGCGCACGAGACGCTCAAGCACCGTGCCGAGGAGATCGATACCGGCGATCCGGCGCAAGGCGAGGAATGCAACAAGGTCGACCGCATCAAGTGTCCGGTGTGCATCGGCAATCGGGACCTGATCCGCATGGTTGATCCGCAGCAGCCGCATATCTGGTTCGAGAGCTGCAAGAACTGCTACGGGCGCTTCTACGATGCGGGCGAGTACCAGGATTTCGCGGAAATCGAGTTCGCCGACCTGATCCGGGACTGGAACGCGCCCGAACGCACCTGA
- the rpe gene encoding ribulose-phosphate 3-epimerase, whose product MSNCIIAPSILSANFARLGEEVDNVLKAGADWVHFDVMDNHYVPNLTIGPLVCSALRKHGVTAPIDVHLMVEPVDRIIPDFAEAGASIISFHPEASKHVHRTIQLIKSLGCKAGLVLNPGTPVEVLDWVLPELDLVLLMSVNPGFGGQAFIPSALDKLRAVRAMIDKTGKDIRLEIDGGVKADNIGQIAAAGADAFVAGSAIFNAPDYKDVIDRMRQAVADARGA is encoded by the coding sequence ATGTCGAACTGCATCATCGCCCCGTCCATCCTGTCCGCGAACTTCGCCCGCCTCGGCGAGGAAGTCGACAACGTACTGAAGGCCGGCGCCGATTGGGTCCACTTCGACGTGATGGACAACCATTACGTGCCCAACCTGACCATCGGCCCGCTGGTGTGCAGCGCGCTGCGCAAACACGGCGTCACCGCGCCGATCGACGTGCACCTGATGGTGGAGCCGGTGGATCGCATCATCCCGGACTTCGCCGAGGCCGGCGCCAGCATCATCAGCTTCCACCCGGAAGCCTCGAAGCACGTGCACCGCACGATCCAGCTGATCAAGTCGCTGGGCTGCAAGGCCGGCCTGGTACTCAATCCGGGAACGCCCGTCGAAGTGTTGGACTGGGTGCTGCCGGAGCTGGACCTGGTGCTGCTGATGTCGGTGAATCCGGGCTTCGGCGGGCAGGCCTTCATCCCATCGGCGCTGGACAAGCTGCGCGCCGTGCGCGCGATGATCGACAAGACCGGTAAGGACATCCGCCTGGAGATCGACGGCGGCGTGAAGGCCGACAACATCGGCCAGATCGCGGCGGCAGGCGCGGATGCCTTCGTCGCCGGCTCGGCGATCTTCAATGCACCGGACTACAAGGACGTGATCGATCGCATGCGCCAGGCCGTCGCCGACGCGCGCGGCGCCTGA
- a CDS encoding aminodeoxychorismate/anthranilate synthase component II — MLLMIDNYDSFTYNLVQYLQSLGAEVKVVRNDAMTVDEIAKLAPERIVISPGPCTPNEAGVSLEIIERLGANTPILGVCLGHQSLGQAYGGNVIRAGRIMHGKTSRIRHEGKGVFAGLPDAYEATRYHSLVVERSSLPDALEVTAWTENEDGSFEEIMGLRHREFPVEGVQFHPESILTEHGHALLKNFLER, encoded by the coding sequence ATGCTGCTGATGATCGACAACTACGACAGCTTTACCTACAACCTCGTGCAGTACCTGCAGTCGCTGGGTGCCGAGGTGAAGGTGGTGCGCAACGATGCGATGACGGTGGACGAAATCGCGAAGCTCGCGCCCGAGCGCATCGTGATCTCGCCCGGCCCATGCACGCCGAACGAAGCGGGCGTCTCGCTGGAAATCATCGAGCGGCTGGGCGCCAATACGCCGATCCTTGGGGTATGCCTGGGCCACCAGAGCCTCGGCCAGGCGTACGGCGGCAACGTCATCCGGGCGGGCCGCATCATGCACGGAAAGACCTCACGCATCCGCCATGAGGGCAAGGGTGTCTTCGCAGGCTTGCCCGATGCCTACGAGGCCACGCGCTACCACTCGTTGGTCGTGGAGCGCAGCAGTTTGCCGGACGCGCTGGAGGTCACCGCCTGGACCGAGAACGAGGACGGCAGCTTCGAGGAGATCATGGGGCTGCGCCATCGTGAATTCCCCGTCGAAGGCGTGCAGTTCCATCCCGAATCCATTCTCACAGAGCACGGCCACGCGCTGTTGAAGAATTTCCTCGAACGATGA
- the trpC gene encoding indole-3-glycerol phosphate synthase TrpC, producing MSDILTTILARKADEIAERSARVSLSDLRARADDAPPTRGFADALNATIARGDPAVIAEVKKASPSKGVIRPDFRPADIAVSYEFGGAACLSVLTDVDFFQGADDYLRQARDACTLPVLRKDFTVDPYQVYEARVLGADCILLIVSALDDGQLVDLSGLALQLGMDVLVEVHDIDELERALQVPVPLVGINNRNLRTFDVTLDTTLAMKDAVPKDRLLVTESGIVVPDDVAKMRAAGVNAFLVGETFMRAEEPGEALRQLFFAA from the coding sequence ATGAGCGACATCCTGACCACCATCCTCGCCCGCAAGGCGGACGAGATCGCCGAGCGCAGCGCCCGCGTATCGCTGTCCGACCTACGCGCGCGCGCCGACGATGCGCCGCCGACGCGTGGCTTCGCCGACGCGCTCAACGCGACGATCGCGCGGGGCGACCCGGCGGTGATCGCCGAGGTGAAGAAGGCGAGCCCGTCCAAGGGGGTGATCCGCCCGGACTTCCGCCCGGCCGACATCGCGGTCAGCTACGAGTTCGGCGGAGCGGCCTGCTTGTCTGTGCTGACCGATGTCGACTTCTTCCAGGGGGCCGACGACTACCTGCGCCAGGCCCGCGATGCGTGCACGCTGCCGGTGCTGCGCAAGGACTTCACGGTCGATCCCTACCAGGTGTACGAAGCGCGCGTGCTGGGCGCGGACTGCATCCTGTTGATCGTCTCCGCGCTGGACGACGGCCAGCTGGTCGATCTGTCGGGCCTGGCGCTGCAGCTGGGCATGGATGTGCTGGTCGAGGTGCACGACATCGACGAACTCGAGCGGGCGTTGCAGGTGCCGGTGCCGCTGGTCGGCATCAACAACCGCAACCTACGCACGTTCGACGTAACGCTGGACACCACGCTGGCGATGAAGGACGCCGTGCCGAAAGACCGCCTGCTGGTCACCGAAAGCGGCATCGTGGTGCCGGATGATGTGGCGAAGATGCGCGCCGCGGGCGTCAACGCATTCCTGGTCGGCGAAACCTTCATGCGGGCGGAAGAACCCGGCGAGGCGCTGCGTCAGCTATTCTTCGCGGCATGA
- the trpD gene encoding anthranilate phosphoribosyltransferase, with translation MPLTPQEALQRTIEHREIFHDEMVDLMRQIMRGDVSPTMSAAILTGLRVKKETVGEIAGAATVMREFSRTVEVPDRTHLVDIVGTGGDGSHTFNISTCSMFVASAAGAKIAKHGNRSVSSKSGSADVLEALGVNIELQPDQVAQSIVQSGIGFMFAPIHHPAMKVVAPVRREMGVRTIFNILGPLTNPAGAPSILMGVFHPDLVGIQARVLQELGAERALVVWGRDGMDELSLGAGTLVGELRDGQVREYELHPEDFGIAMAASRNLRVGDAAESKAMLLGVLDNRPGPAREIVVLNAGAALYVAGVADSIEAGIAASREAIASGKALERLQHFIATTQALGKQETH, from the coding sequence ATGCCACTGACCCCGCAAGAAGCGCTGCAGCGCACGATCGAGCACCGCGAGATCTTCCACGACGAGATGGTCGACCTGATGCGGCAGATCATGCGCGGCGACGTATCGCCGACGATGAGTGCGGCGATCCTGACCGGTCTGCGCGTGAAGAAGGAAACCGTCGGCGAGATCGCCGGCGCCGCCACCGTCATGCGCGAGTTCTCGCGCACCGTGGAGGTGCCCGACCGCACGCACCTGGTCGACATCGTCGGCACCGGCGGTGACGGCTCGCACACGTTCAACATCTCCACGTGCTCGATGTTCGTGGCGTCCGCTGCCGGCGCGAAGATCGCCAAGCACGGCAACCGCAGCGTGTCGTCGAAGTCGGGCAGCGCCGACGTGCTGGAGGCACTGGGCGTCAACATCGAGTTGCAGCCCGACCAGGTCGCACAGTCCATCGTGCAGTCCGGCATCGGCTTCATGTTCGCGCCCATCCACCACCCGGCGATGAAGGTCGTTGCGCCCGTCCGTCGCGAGATGGGCGTGCGCACCATCTTCAACATCCTGGGGCCGCTGACCAATCCGGCGGGCGCGCCGAGCATCCTGATGGGCGTATTCCATCCGGACCTCGTCGGCATCCAGGCGCGCGTGTTGCAGGAACTCGGCGCCGAACGTGCGCTGGTGGTCTGGGGGCGCGACGGCATGGACGAGCTGTCGCTCGGCGCGGGCACGCTGGTCGGCGAACTGCGCGATGGACAGGTACGCGAGTACGAACTGCACCCGGAGGACTTCGGCATCGCCATGGCCGCCAGCCGCAACCTGCGCGTGGGTGATGCCGCGGAGTCGAAGGCCATGCTGCTGGGTGTGCTGGACAACCGGCCCGGCCCGGCGCGTGAGATCGTCGTGTTGAACGCCGGCGCGGCGCTGTATGTCGCTGGCGTTGCGGACAGCATCGAGGCCGGCATCGCCGCGTCGCGCGAGGCCATCGCCAGCGGCAAGGCGCTGGAGCGCCTCCAGCATTTCATCGCCACCACCCAAGCTCTGGGAAAACAGGAAACGCACTGA
- a CDS encoding beta-eliminating lyase-related protein, giving the protein MEVATDNARISLRNDYSEGAHPRLLQALAVASAEINRGYGLDAHSLRAAALIRDRLARDADIHFLAGGTQTNLVALAAFLRPHEAVIAPASGHIATHETGAIEASGHKVLTVDTPDGKLSPELIQPCLDGHGSEHMVKPRLVYISNTTEWGTLYSAAELQALGVFCRDRDLLLYVDGARLASALTTPGNDVDLALLSTEADAFYIGGTKNGALLGEALVIVNPALRTDFRHVIKQRGAMLAKGMVVGAQFEALFEDGLYFVLATHANAMAARLREILQQAGVPLAVDSPSNQVFPILPDAVVERLGQYVEFETWERRSDGTTVIRLMASWATPESDIEAFVAVLAHVLTQDQDR; this is encoded by the coding sequence ATGGAGGTCGCGACCGACAACGCCAGGATCAGCCTGCGCAACGACTACAGCGAGGGTGCGCACCCGCGCCTGCTGCAGGCGCTGGCCGTGGCGAGCGCGGAGATCAACCGTGGTTACGGCCTGGACGCACACAGCCTCCGGGCCGCCGCGCTGATCCGCGATCGCCTTGCCCGCGATGCCGACATCCATTTCCTCGCCGGTGGCACCCAGACCAACCTCGTCGCGCTGGCCGCCTTCCTTCGCCCGCACGAAGCCGTGATCGCACCAGCCAGCGGCCATATCGCGACGCATGAGACAGGCGCGATCGAGGCCAGCGGGCACAAGGTGCTGACGGTCGACACTCCGGACGGCAAGCTGAGTCCGGAGCTCATCCAGCCTTGCCTGGACGGCCACGGCAGCGAGCACATGGTGAAGCCGCGGTTGGTCTACATCTCCAACACCACCGAGTGGGGCACGCTGTACAGCGCGGCGGAACTGCAGGCGCTCGGCGTGTTCTGCCGCGATCGTGACCTCCTGCTCTACGTCGATGGCGCACGCCTCGCCTCGGCACTCACGACGCCCGGCAACGATGTCGACCTGGCGCTGCTGTCGACGGAGGCCGATGCCTTCTACATCGGTGGTACCAAGAACGGTGCCTTGCTCGGCGAGGCGCTGGTCATCGTGAACCCCGCGCTGCGCACGGATTTCCGTCACGTCATCAAGCAGCGCGGCGCGATGCTCGCCAAAGGCATGGTGGTCGGCGCGCAGTTCGAAGCCTTGTTCGAAGACGGCCTGTATTTCGTGCTGGCGACGCACGCGAATGCCATGGCGGCGCGCCTGCGGGAGATCCTGCAGCAAGCCGGCGTGCCGCTGGCGGTCGACTCACCCAGCAATCAGGTGTTTCCGATACTGCCGGACGCGGTGGTTGAGCGCCTCGGACAGTACGTGGAGTTCGAAACCTGGGAGCGGCGCAGCGATGGCACCACGGTGATCCGACTGATGGCATCGTGGGCAACACCGGAGTCCGACATCGAAGCGTTCGTGGCCGTCCTGGCGCATGTGCTGACGCAGGACCAAGACCGATGA
- a CDS encoding type IV secretory system conjugative DNA transfer family protein, with the protein MGNVRFLASAALGIGALVGGIYLSGYLSLLFLGVDGAQAEWHTYFDYLKHIDHPRVQPYAWRIRTAGAVGGGLMLLVWLALVVMIFKLRSHRNLHGRARFAGMIDLGRKGFLGDGDDGIVVGKMNSKLLRLRGQQFVILAAPTRSGKGVGIVIPNLLDYRESAVVLDIKQENFDLTSGWRQSIGHEVYLFNPFAEDRRTHRWNPMTYVSNDSAFRVSDLQSIAAMLYPDGDDKDKFWVSQARNAFLAFSLYVFERHGHDHTTERPTLGAILRVASGDGGELKSYLQKLIEAPFLSAQTRAAFAGLLSQADVTFASIIGSFREPLNPWLNPVLDAATSADDFRLDDVRRRRMTIYVGIQPNKLAESRLIVNLFFSQLINVNTKTLPQNDASLKHQCLLLMDEFTAIGRVDIISKSVAYMAGYNLRLLPIIQSMAQLDAVYGKELSRTIITNHALQIIYAPREQQDANDYSEMLGYTTIRRRSRTRSHGQGRNVSDNEVLEKRALMLPQELKAMGPKKEIVLYEGLAHPILCSKIRYFDDAYFTRRLLPKAHVEPLRI; encoded by the coding sequence TTGGGAAACGTACGCTTTCTGGCAAGCGCGGCACTTGGCATCGGCGCCCTTGTAGGGGGCATCTATTTATCTGGATATCTGTCCCTACTTTTTCTGGGGGTCGACGGTGCACAAGCCGAGTGGCACACCTACTTCGACTACCTGAAGCACATCGACCATCCGCGGGTCCAGCCCTATGCCTGGCGCATCAGGACTGCCGGTGCCGTCGGAGGGGGCCTGATGCTATTGGTATGGCTTGCGCTCGTTGTGATGATCTTCAAGCTGCGAAGCCATCGCAACCTGCATGGTCGGGCGAGGTTCGCCGGCATGATCGATCTCGGCAGGAAGGGATTCCTGGGCGACGGTGACGACGGGATCGTTGTCGGAAAGATGAACAGCAAACTGCTTCGCCTGCGCGGTCAGCAATTCGTGATCCTCGCGGCACCGACGCGCTCCGGAAAGGGCGTGGGGATCGTGATTCCCAATCTACTCGATTATCGCGAGTCCGCCGTGGTGCTGGACATCAAGCAAGAGAACTTCGACCTTACGTCGGGCTGGAGGCAGTCTATCGGGCACGAGGTCTACCTGTTCAATCCTTTTGCGGAGGATCGCAGGACGCACCGCTGGAATCCGATGACGTATGTTTCTAACGATTCCGCGTTCCGCGTATCCGACCTGCAAAGCATCGCAGCAATGCTGTATCCCGATGGCGATGACAAGGACAAGTTCTGGGTCAGTCAGGCACGCAATGCCTTCCTTGCGTTCTCGCTGTATGTCTTCGAGCGGCATGGGCACGATCACACGACCGAGAGGCCAACATTGGGCGCCATCCTGCGTGTGGCGTCGGGCGACGGCGGAGAGTTGAAGTCCTACCTACAGAAGCTCATCGAGGCGCCGTTCCTCAGCGCGCAGACACGCGCGGCGTTCGCGGGATTGCTGTCCCAGGCCGACGTGACGTTCGCCTCGATCATAGGTTCGTTCCGGGAGCCACTGAATCCATGGCTCAATCCAGTCCTGGACGCCGCCACCAGTGCGGACGACTTCCGTCTTGACGACGTGCGCCGACGTCGCATGACGATCTATGTCGGTATCCAACCGAACAAGCTCGCCGAAAGCCGGTTGATCGTGAACCTGTTCTTCAGTCAGCTCATCAACGTCAACACCAAGACACTGCCGCAGAACGATGCGTCGCTGAAGCATCAGTGCCTGCTGTTGATGGATGAATTCACCGCGATCGGTCGCGTGGACATCATCTCGAAGTCCGTTGCGTACATGGCGGGATACAACCTGAGGCTGCTGCCGATCATCCAGTCGATGGCGCAGCTGGATGCGGTGTATGGGAAGGAGCTGTCGCGCACCATCATTACCAACCATGCGTTGCAGATCATCTACGCACCCCGCGAGCAGCAGGATGCCAATGATTACTCCGAAATGCTTGGCTACACCACCATCCGGCGGCGCTCCCGGACGCGGTCGCATGGCCAGGGGAGGAATGTCTCCGACAACGAGGTGCTGGAGAAGCGGGCGCTGATGCTGCCCCAGGAGCTCAAGGCCATGGGACCCAAGAAGGAGATCGTCCTGTACGAGGGCCTGGCGCATCCCATCTTGTGTAGCAAGATCCGGTATTTTGACGACGCGTACTTCACCCGCCGCTTGCTGCCCAAGGCGCACGTCGAGCCGCTGCGGATATAG
- a CDS encoding SIMPL domain-containing protein: MKLRYLLLVLALTLSSDLAAQVNALPPTRHILVYGEAQARAIPDRFKISVNFEAIDMNADAARRRVEENVQQVLGKLKAAGVADGEIVATSMEMGTRERYDDRKSEQVFVGTGVKRTVVARFDSQASLKTFLADLKTSKELNVSSVDTELADEAQLRKALREKAIESSREKAETIAKAYGARLGGLYSVSDVAPQFQYGVREGSWPSTYEWGRFQETDGYTLDKVQVTGSRMKRANLESFQTGYVTFTDKIYTVFLLAD; the protein is encoded by the coding sequence ATGAAGCTGCGTTACCTGCTGCTAGTACTTGCGTTGACCCTGTCCTCCGACCTGGCCGCCCAGGTCAATGCGCTCCCCCCGACGCGCCATATCCTGGTGTATGGCGAAGCGCAGGCGCGCGCGATCCCGGATCGCTTCAAGATATCCGTGAATTTCGAGGCCATCGACATGAATGCAGACGCTGCGCGCCGACGAGTCGAGGAGAACGTGCAACAGGTCCTCGGAAAGCTGAAAGCCGCAGGCGTCGCGGATGGCGAGATCGTGGCCACGTCGATGGAAATGGGCACGCGAGAGCGCTACGACGACAGGAAGAGTGAGCAGGTGTTTGTGGGAACGGGCGTCAAGCGTACCGTTGTCGCTCGATTTGACAGCCAGGCGTCGCTCAAGACGTTCTTGGCCGACCTGAAGACGTCGAAGGAGTTGAATGTCTCAAGCGTGGACACCGAATTAGCGGACGAAGCCCAACTTCGCAAGGCGCTTCGCGAGAAGGCCATTGAATCATCGCGAGAAAAAGCGGAAACCATCGCAAAGGCCTACGGCGCGAGGTTGGGCGGACTTTACAGCGTTTCAGACGTGGCTCCGCAGTTCCAGTATGGGGTCCGCGAGGGCAGTTGGCCTTCGACCTATGAATGGGGCCGATTCCAAGAGACGGACGGGTACACGCTCGACAAGGTCCAGGTAACGGGATCCCGGATGAAGCGGGCGAATCTCGAATCGTTCCAGACGGGCTACGTCACCTTCACCGACAAGATCTACACCGTATTCCTGCTTGCGGATTGA
- the trpE gene encoding anthranilate synthase component I, which yields MISHDQFQQFTAEGHTRIPVVREVLSDLDTPLSVYLKLADAPHTYLFESVEGGERFGRYSIIGLPVRRVVTFRGRRVEIRDHGQLVESRDVDDPFAEVEALRAAHSVPRLPGLPGFTGGLVGWFGFECIGYIEPRLATGDKPDELGTPDILLMLSEEVAVFDNLKGRLYLIVHADPRDADAWDRAQARLDALTTKLRQPGSYPTPITRDVLDESHFVSGFTHDGFIAAVEQSKEYIRAGDIFQVVLSQRLSVPFNARPVDVYRALRALNPSPYMYFLDVGDVQVVGSSPEILVRLEQGEVTVRPIAGTRPRGKTLDEDIALEAELLADPKERAEHLMLIDLGRNDTGRVSEAGTVQVGEQFVIERYSHVMHIVSEVTGKLLPGLSYADVLRATFPAGTVSGAPKIRALEVIRELEPIKRNVYAGSIGYIGWHGDADTAIAIRTAVIKDGRLHVQAGAGIVYDSDPEKEWDETMNKGRALFRAVAEAAKGL from the coding sequence TTGATCTCGCACGACCAGTTCCAGCAGTTCACTGCTGAAGGCCACACCCGCATCCCTGTTGTCCGTGAAGTGCTGTCCGACCTGGACACGCCGCTTTCGGTCTACCTGAAACTCGCCGACGCGCCGCATACCTACCTGTTCGAATCGGTGGAAGGCGGCGAGCGTTTCGGCCGCTATTCCATCATCGGCCTGCCGGTGCGCCGCGTGGTCACTTTCCGCGGCCGTCGCGTGGAGATCCGCGACCACGGCCAGTTGGTGGAGTCGCGAGACGTGGACGATCCCTTCGCCGAAGTCGAAGCGCTGCGGGCGGCGCATTCGGTACCGCGCCTGCCGGGCCTGCCCGGGTTCACGGGCGGCCTGGTCGGCTGGTTCGGCTTCGAGTGCATCGGCTACATCGAGCCGCGCTTGGCCACGGGCGACAAGCCGGACGAACTCGGCACGCCCGACATCCTGTTGATGCTGTCGGAAGAAGTCGCCGTCTTCGACAACCTCAAAGGCCGGCTCTACCTGATCGTGCATGCCGACCCGCGCGACGCCGATGCATGGGACCGTGCGCAGGCACGGCTGGATGCGCTGACCACCAAGTTGCGTCAGCCGGGTTCGTATCCCACGCCGATCACCCGCGACGTGCTGGACGAGAGCCACTTCGTTTCCGGCTTCACCCATGACGGTTTCATCGCCGCGGTGGAGCAGTCGAAGGAATACATCCGTGCCGGCGATATCTTCCAGGTGGTGCTGAGCCAGCGCCTGAGCGTGCCGTTCAATGCGCGTCCAGTGGATGTGTATCGCGCGCTGCGTGCGCTGAATCCCTCGCCGTACATGTACTTCCTCGACGTCGGCGATGTGCAGGTGGTGGGCTCGTCGCCCGAGATCCTGGTGCGCCTGGAGCAGGGCGAAGTCACCGTGCGCCCGATCGCGGGCACGCGCCCGCGCGGCAAGACCCTCGACGAAGACATCGCGCTGGAAGCCGAACTGCTCGCCGACCCGAAAGAGCGCGCCGAGCACCTGATGCTGATCGACCTGGGCCGCAACGACACCGGTCGCGTGTCGGAAGCCGGCACGGTGCAGGTGGGCGAACAGTTCGTCATCGAGCGCTACAGCCACGTCATGCACATCGTCAGCGAAGTCACCGGAAAACTCTTGCCCGGCCTGAGTTACGCGGACGTGCTGCGCGCGACGTTCCCCGCCGGTACGGTCAGCGGTGCGCCGAAGATCCGTGCGCTGGAAGTCATCCGCGAACTCGAGCCGATCAAGCGCAACGTCTACGCCGGCAGCATCGGTTACATCGGCTGGCACGGCGATGCCGATACCGCCATCGCCATCCGTACCGCCGTCATCAAGGATGGCCGTCTGCATGTGCAGGCCGGTGCCGGCATCGTCTACGACTCCGATCCCGAGAAGGAATGGGACGAGACGATGAACAAGGGGCGTGCACTGTTCCGCGCCGTGGCCGAAGCGGCGAAGGGGTTGTGA
- a CDS encoding haloacid dehalogenase-like hydrolase gives MTDTPYPTPHSDAPVVVFDFDHTLYDGDSGGHLVAWLIRRNPLRAVVAIAASIVLGPMVAFLPTRRRGISGYIWIGTFGLHGRRSFDALIDQYVDTHRGEVQQRLLPHALEVFREHRAAGDRVVVATGAPPELARAILSFVAHEDVPVIGTAVGPRLGAVVATRHCHNEEKMRMLRERGYGEIAVAYSDSSADLPLLKAARAPVVVNPKPARVDMFKRVLPPGTPILNWGCKERGGAGAP, from the coding sequence ATGACGGACACGCCTTATCCCACGCCGCACTCCGACGCTCCAGTCGTCGTCTTCGACTTCGACCACACGCTGTATGACGGTGATTCGGGCGGCCACCTGGTGGCCTGGTTGATTAGGCGCAATCCACTGCGCGCGGTGGTGGCCATCGCCGCATCGATCGTGCTGGGGCCGATGGTGGCGTTCCTGCCCACGCGGCGACGCGGCATTTCCGGCTATATCTGGATCGGCACGTTCGGCCTGCACGGACGTCGCAGCTTCGATGCCCTGATCGACCAGTACGTGGATACGCACCGCGGAGAAGTGCAACAGCGCCTGCTGCCGCACGCGCTTGAGGTCTTCCGCGAGCATCGTGCCGCCGGTGATCGCGTGGTCGTGGCCACCGGCGCGCCGCCTGAACTGGCGCGCGCCATCCTCAGCTTCGTCGCCCACGAAGACGTACCCGTGATCGGCACGGCCGTGGGGCCGCGTCTGGGCGCGGTGGTGGCCACGCGTCACTGCCACAACGAAGAAAAGATGCGCATGTTGCGCGAGCGCGGCTACGGCGAGATCGCCGTGGCCTACTCGGACAGCAGCGCCGACCTGCCATTGCTGAAGGCCGCGCGGGCGCCGGTCGTGGTCAATCCGAAGCCAGCACGCGTGGACATGTTCAAGCGCGTCTTGCCGCCAGGCACGCCGATCCTCAACTGGGGTTGCAAGGAGCGGGGCGGCGCGGGAGCTCCCTGA
- a CDS encoding antibiotic biosynthesis monooxygenase: MAASGFASLPKPPYYAVVFSSQRNGQDDAGYGAMAERMVELAQQQPGFLGMESTRGADGFGITVAYWESEAAILAWRQHAEHTAAREQGRRDWYDHFELRVAKVERAYGWDRATTERHG, translated from the coding sequence ATGGCCGCCAGCGGATTCGCCAGCCTGCCCAAGCCGCCGTACTACGCGGTGGTCTTCTCATCGCAGCGCAATGGCCAGGACGACGCCGGTTACGGCGCCATGGCCGAGCGCATGGTCGAACTGGCGCAACAGCAGCCGGGCTTCCTCGGGATGGAATCGACCCGCGGCGCGGACGGCTTCGGCATCACCGTGGCGTACTGGGAGAGCGAGGCGGCGATCCTCGCCTGGCGCCAGCATGCCGAGCACACGGCCGCGCGCGAGCAGGGCCGACGGGACTGGTACGACCATTTCGAACTGCGGGTCGCCAAGGTCGAACGCGCCTACGGTTGGGACCGCGCGACGACCGAACGGCACGGATAG